One Triticum dicoccoides isolate Atlit2015 ecotype Zavitan chromosome 4B, WEW_v2.0, whole genome shotgun sequence genomic window carries:
- the LOC119291132 gene encoding allene oxide synthase 2-like: MNQSAVGSLVPRQAPGSYGLPFVSAIRDRLDFYYFQGEAKYFESRVEKHGSTVLRINVPPGPFMARDPRVVAVLDAKSFPVLFDVDKVEKKNLFTGTYMPSTSLTGGFRVCSYLDPSEPTHTKVKQLLFSLLASRKDAVIPAFRSHFSSLLATVESQLVLAGKSNFNTLNDFTSFEFIADAYFGVLPSASDLGTTGPTKAAKWLIFQLHPLVTFGLPLILEEPLLHTVLLPPIFVSGDYKALYKYFYAAATKALDMAESLGLNRDEACHNLLFATVFNSYGGLKVMLPGILGRIAEAGEKFHQRLAAEVRTAVADAGGKVTIEALEKMELTKSAVWEALRLEPPVKFQYGRAKADMNIESHDAVFAVNKGEMLFGYQPCATKDPRVFGSTAREFVGDRFVGEGSKLLQYVYWSNGRETESPSVDNKQCPGKNLVVLVGRLLVVEMFLRYDTFTADVGVDLLGPKVEFTGVTKATSGPGAV; the protein is encoded by the coding sequence ATGAACCAGAGCGCCGTGGGTTCCCTGGTGCCGCGGCAGGCGCCGGGTAGCTACGGCCTGCCGTTCGTCTCGGCCATCCGCGACCgcctcgacttctactacttccaGGGCGAGGCCAAGTACTTCGAGTCCCGCGTCGAGAAGCACGGCTCCACCGTCCTGCGCATCAACGTCCCGCCGGGCCCGTTCATGGCGCGCGACCCGCGCGTGGTCGCCGTGCTCGACGCCAAGAGCTTCCCCGTGCTCTTCGACGTCGACAAGGTCGAGAAGAAGAACCTCTTCACCGGCACCTACATGCCCTCCACCTCCCTCACCGGCGGCTTCCGCGTCTGCTCCTACCTCGACCCCTCCGAGCCCACCCACACCAAGGTCAAGCAGCTGCTCTTCTCCCTCCTCGCCTCGCGCAAGGACGCCGTCATCCCGGCCTTCCGCTCCCACTTCTCCTCGCTCCTCGCCACCGTCGAGTCGCAGCTCGTTCTCGCCGGCAAGTCCAACTTCAacacgctcaacgacttcacctccTTCGAGTTCATCGCCGACGCCTACTTCGGCGTGCTCCCCTCCGCCTCAGACCTCGGCACCACCGGCCCCACCAAGGCCGCCAAGTGGCTCATATTCCAGCTCCACCCGCTCGTCACGTTCGGCCTCCCTTTGATCCTCGAGGAGCCGCTCCTCCACACCGTGCTTCTCCCGCCCATCTTTGTCAGCGGTGACTACAAGGCGCTCTACAAGTACTTCTACGCCGCCGCGACCAAGGCGCTCGACATGGCCGAGAGCCTCGGGCTGAACCGGGACGAGGCATGCCACAACCTGCTGTTCGCCACCGTGTTCAACAGCTACGGCGGCCTCAAGGTGATGCTCCCGGGGATCCTCGGGCGTATTGCTGAGGCCGGAGAGAAGTTCCACCAGAGGCTGGCCGCGGAGGTACGCACCGCCGTGGCGGACGCCGGCGGCAAGGTGACGATAGAGGCGCTGGAGAAGATGGAGCTGACCAAGTCGGCGGTGTGGGAGGCGCTGCGTCTTGAGCCGCCCGTCAAGTTCCAGTATGGCCGCGCCAAGGCCGACATGAACATCGAGAGCCACGACGCGGTGTTCGCCGTGAACAAGGGAGAGATGCTGTTCGGGTACCAGCCATGCGCCACCAAGGACCCCCGGGTGTTCGGCTCCACGGCGAGGGAGTTCGTCGGCGACCGGTTTGTCGGGGAGGGAAGCAAGCTGCTGCAGTACGTGTACTGGTCCAACGGGAGGGAAACCGAGAGCCCCAGCGTGGACAACAAGCAGTGCCCCGGCAAGAATCTGGTCGTGCTCGTCGGCAGGCTCCTGGTGGTCGAGATGTTCCTCCGGTACGACACCTTTACCGCCGACGTCGGCGTCGACCTGCTCGGCCCCAAGGTTGAATTCACCGGTGTCACCAAGGCCACGTCCGGTCCCGGGGCTGTTTAA